The genomic window TTCATCAAGAACAGGTGGACAATCAGAACAACGCTTGTGTTGGTCACGTTTATCGACGCAATGATCCCATTGATGTTTGCCGTCTCAAGGAACAATAGGAAAAACGTGAGAGGCTCATCCATTTGTGCATACAGGATGACGAGAAAAAAGTTGGACACAAACAGTGTCATGAAAAGACGATCCGTTAAAGCTACCTTCAGCAACCTCGGGATCGGGACTTCTTCTTCTCTGTTTGTTGCAATGATAGTCCGCGTGACGCTAACTAAAATACAGGCCGCTAAGATGGCGTAAGCTATTGCACCAGCAAGAAAAGCTAGGTTTGAGTTATTACTAGCAAACCACACTCCGCAGAGAGGCCCTAACGCCCCCGCAATGTTGACCAGATAGTACCGCAAATGGAACAGTAACGGGCGGTCCTCTTCTTTTGCTGCACAGTCTCCCAAGGCAGAGCGCAAAAGCGGCTCCAAGGCTCCATTTGCAACAGACATCGCGATGATGATTGCAAAATACACCTGTTCACTGCTCCAGAGTCCGAGTGAGCAATAGAGCCCCATAATCACCAGCGTGCTTAGTAGCATGATTGCCTGGCGGTTCAGTTTGTCTGCAACAACTCCGCTTATTGGCGATGTTAAAATTGCTGCAAATGCCGATACGGAAAAAATCACGCCGAGCTCAGCAATAGAGGTTCCAAACCGCCGGGCCATGAGCACTGCGAAAAAGGGCCAGATCATGAAAGAAGCAAAGCGCGCGCAAAAAGTACCGATCAGGATTGTTTTCGCAGACTTCGGAAGCATCCGGAATTGACGCAGAAACGTTTCCCGCCCACGAGTTTCAGACATGAACAAAACAACCTGAGATTAAATTAAAACTTGACTTTGTGATATATTAGAAAGAATGATTGGGCAATTAAAAAATCAATACCCGAGGCTTTGGTGAATTATTTTCATGTTTACTTACCTTCACTCAAACCATACCAATTATGTACTGAGCTTCAAGTCTATTTACCCTCATTAATGTAAAATTTTATTCAATTACTCAATCATCGGTAGTTGTTTTATGGGTGAGTTTAATCTTTCCAACGTAGTTTCAATATGCGCAACGGGGCACGAAAATGTCGTGACCCGAATAGAGCAAGTTGCAAGGATCCAGGCCAATAAAACGGCTTTGGTTGGACAAGTAGCAGCGCTCAGCTATGGCGACATGGTCTCTTCTGCAAACCGGCTTGCTGGGCTGTTGCAATCTAAAGGGGTTGGGCCAGAAGTTGCTGTTGGAGTGTGTATCCCTCGCGGCCCTGACGCAATCATCGCCTTTCTCGCTATTCTTAAAGCGGGCGGTGTTTATGTCCCACTGGACAGCAAACACCCTCACAAACGCCTTAAGTTTATGGTTCAGGACAGTGAAGCCACCGTTTTGATTTGCACCGACGAGACAGGAGCTTTCGTTGACGGACTCGCTGCCAATGTTTCGCGCTCAACCAAGATCGTAAACTACTCCAGATTAAATCCATCAAGATCCGACACCTTTGAAGATCAAGTGATCAGCCAAGATCAGCTCGCTTATATCATCTACACGTCAGGCTCCACCGGCCAACCTAAAGGTGTGATGGTCGAGCATCGCGGATTGATAAATCTTGCTGAAGAACAAGCGCGCCATTTTGAGTTAGACGGAACTGCACGTGTGCTGCAGTTCGCCTCCCTGGGCTTCGACGCATCCATATTTGAAATTCTGATGGCCTTGTGCAGCGGTTCAGAGTTACATTTCACTCCCAATGAAACATTGCTTGCTGGAGATGCGCTAAGGGAAATTGTTCGAGAAAGAGCTATTTCTCATCTGACGCTGCCACCATCTCTTGTCAGTCGAATGAACCCGTCAGACTACCCAAGTTTGGAGACATTGGTGGTTGCTGGTGAAGCAATGCCATGGACGCTCATGGAGCGATGGTCTGATCATGTTAATCTTATAAATGCTTACGGACCAACCGAAAACACAGTTTGGGCGACCCTGCATAAATGCAGTAACAAGGCCATTTCATCCGGCACGGTTCCAATTGGCAATCCAATTGCGAATGTAGATGCCCATGTTCTGGATGCAGACCTAAAACAAGTGCGAGATGGTGAAGACGGAACTCTCTGGCTGGGAGGCCTCGCACTGGCGCGAGGATATAAAAACCGCCCTGATCTCACCAATGAAATGTTTCGCTCCGTTCCCGGGATTACGGCCGAAAGACTTTACAACACTGGAGACCGAGTACGGCGTCTTGCCGATGGATCATTGGAGTTCCTTGGCCGTTTAGATGCTCAAGTCAAGGTGCGAGGCCATCGGATAGAACTTCAGGAAATAGAGAGAAACCTCTCTGCTCTTGATGGCATTGAACATGCTTATGTGGTCGTCTCATCATCGCGATCAAAAGATCATGAAATCATTGCTTACTTCACTGTTCGCGCCAGCGAAATCACCCCTGGCATTCAGCAGTTAAAGACCAAACTACGCGCATTTCTGCCTGACTATATGATGCCAAACGCATTTGTGCGCCTTGATGAGTTTCCGTTAACAGTCAACGGGAAGGTAGATAGCAAGGCACTTCCTGCGCCGGACAGGAGTGCGCGCGGTGGGTCCTCCCAAGAGCTGCCACAGACAAACATAGAGCAGTCGCTCGCAGGCTTTTGGAAAGAAGTGCTGGGTGTAAATCCCGTCTTTTGTGGCGACACGCTTCAAACTCTCGGAGGCTCCTCACTGGATGCCGTTCAGTTTCTCACGCGATGCAGGGAAGAGTACGGCAACATACTCTCATTAAAGGACGTATTTACGGGCAAAACACTCCGTGAACTGGCAGAGACGATCCAAGCAAGAGAGGGTTTAGAAAAACAAGAAAAACCCCTGAATGCCTACAGTATTGAAAGTGACACATTCCCTGTTTCGCATCAGCAAAACGGAGTGTGCTTGCTGGAGAAGCTCACACCAGACTCTCTTGCCTACAACGCTCAATGCCTGATCCGTATTGAGGGAAATGTAGATGTATTAGCCCTGCAGAGCGCTCTGGATCTGATTGTTCAGCGGCATGAGATCTTTCGCAGCACTTTTCATGAGGACGCAACAGGCAAAGCCTACCAGAAAGTTCACGGTCCCGTCCCTGCCCGTTTGGATCAGGTGGAGTTGGATGCTCCAATGGATAGCCCTGATCTCTGGCAAGCTGTAGACGATGAGGTCTCCAGGTCATTCGACACCAGCCAATTGCCACTCGCACGCTGGGTTCTGTTCAAGTTAAACGATGAGACATCGGCTCTCCTACACATAGAGCATCACCTTGTTCATGATGGCTGGAGCGCGAACATTTTCCTCTCAGAGTTTCTGGAGGCTTACAGCGCATTTGCACATGGAGAGGAGGTCACTTTGCCTCCCGTTCCAGCTCAATATCGCCATTATGTGGGATGGCAACAAAGTGCCGATGCAGAACGTACCTATGAAAAGCAACTTGCCTATTGGAAGGAGCAACTTTCAGAGGCTAGCTTCACTCTTGCTCTTCCAACAGATGCCTCTCGCCCTGAAACAATGTCTTTCAAAGGCAAACAGTCGCGTTTGGAACTCAAAGGAACGCTGCTCCAAAAACTAAACGAGTTCTGCGAAAAGAGTGGTCACACTGATTACACCGTGTTGTTGGGAGTATTTCATCTCCTGCTCTCACGCTATACGGGACAAAAAGATCTGCTTACGGGCAGTGCGGTCGCCAACCGAAAAACAAGC from Microbulbifer sp. MKSA007 includes these protein-coding regions:
- a CDS encoding MFS transporter — protein: MSETRGRETFLRQFRMLPKSAKTILIGTFCARFASFMIWPFFAVLMARRFGTSIAELGVIFSVSAFAAILTSPISGVVADKLNRQAIMLLSTLVIMGLYCSLGLWSSEQVYFAIIIAMSVANGALEPLLRSALGDCAAKEEDRPLLFHLRYYLVNIAGALGPLCGVWFASNNSNLAFLAGAIAYAILAACILVSVTRTIIATNREEEVPIPRLLKVALTDRLFMTLFVSNFFLVILYAQMDEPLTFFLLFLETANINGIIASINVTNTSVVLIVHLFLMKWLITLEEHKAVLVAFFFLMLGLLVVAFNRAEMMELWLVAIALATLAEIIAMPLFATVVDRMAPVRLRNSYMGLYMLSNAGAAAVPFVAALVIERFGGGPLFLASAMLCLPVAYVSFRLLSATEIKEKVAEEVA